Proteins from a genomic interval of Haemophilus parainfluenzae T3T1:
- a CDS encoding ABC transporter ATP-binding protein, which produces MATITFENVSKKFGSNEVLKNLSLVVQDGECFTLLGPSGCGKTVLLRLLAGFDVPDSGRILIDDVVVADPATNTDIPPDQRGLGVVFQDYAVWPHMTVFDNIAYPLKLKNIEKQALHKQVMEVVELVNLTGLEERLPSQLSGGQQQRVALARALVAKPSLMLLDEPLNNLDANLREEMRFEIKELQKKLGITILYVTHDQEIALAISDRLAIMNEHGDIQQVGTPWDIYERSENEMVFKFMGLANFIPVRYQNNHHYIGEGNQILNWKNLPPNSGKLGCRPSDIILSKNNEGLLGKISRASFLGAVMDYMVEIDGVTLRTEIPTNKALRNNLMFNEGENCFISFHDLLWFDSAKEI; this is translated from the coding sequence ATGGCAACAATTACATTTGAAAATGTATCCAAAAAATTCGGTTCAAATGAAGTGTTAAAAAATCTGTCCTTAGTTGTACAAGATGGAGAATGTTTTACGCTTCTTGGCCCATCCGGCTGTGGGAAAACTGTCTTATTACGCCTGCTTGCAGGATTTGATGTGCCAGATAGTGGCCGTATTTTAATTGATGATGTGGTTGTTGCCGATCCCGCTACAAACACGGATATTCCACCAGATCAACGCGGTTTAGGTGTGGTCTTCCAAGATTATGCTGTTTGGCCGCATATGACAGTCTTTGACAATATCGCCTACCCTCTTAAATTAAAGAATATTGAAAAACAAGCTCTCCATAAACAAGTGATGGAAGTGGTCGAATTAGTTAATTTGACTGGTTTAGAAGAACGTTTACCTTCTCAATTATCAGGAGGGCAACAACAGCGCGTTGCTCTCGCAAGGGCGTTAGTTGCTAAACCGTCTTTAATGCTCTTGGACGAACCTCTCAATAATTTGGATGCCAATCTTCGAGAGGAAATGCGTTTTGAAATTAAAGAATTACAGAAAAAACTTGGCATTACTATTCTGTACGTAACACATGACCAAGAAATTGCCCTCGCAATATCAGATCGTTTGGCCATTATGAATGAACACGGCGATATCCAACAAGTTGGAACACCATGGGACATTTATGAGCGTTCAGAAAATGAGATGGTGTTTAAATTTATGGGCCTCGCAAATTTCATTCCTGTGAGATACCAAAATAATCATCATTATATTGGAGAAGGTAATCAAATTTTAAACTGGAAAAACTTGCCACCTAACTCAGGGAAATTAGGATGTCGACCTTCCGATATCATACTAAGCAAAAACAATGAAGGTTTACTAGGAAAAATATCAAGGGCCAGCTTTCTTGGCGCAGTAATGGATTATATGGTAGAGATTGATGGTGTAACACTACGAACAGAAATCCCAACTAATAAAGCATTACGTAATAATTTAATGTTCAATGAAGGTGAAAATTGCTTTATCAGTTTTCATGATTTGCTTTGGTTTGATTCTGCTAAAGAAATCTAG
- a CDS encoding ABC transporter substrate-binding protein codes for MNKKMSLTLIAIGLGMSLSNMAAAQEKLIVYTSMKESLIGALKAKFTEKHPDVEMDYQSAGAGKLMAKIATEKESGKIMADVIWTSEVPDFFQMKKNGMLEAYVSPETANIVNPIPNFDGSFTPIRLGTLAIAYNTRFVKDNPPAEWADILKPEYKGAFGIANPALSGTSYMSVSLLKDKFGWEFFEKLKANKAKVGKGAGQVIDDTASGDLLASLAVDYITNDKIKKGAQLKLVYPKETLVIPSPAAILKGTEHLAASQKFIDFLLSEDGQKIIANEGTLPVRKGIELDAKFGMPSLEDAVSRAIPIDYEKLMSEKEETIKHFTQILQGR; via the coding sequence ATGAATAAAAAAATGTCTTTAACATTGATTGCCATTGGACTAGGTATGTCACTTAGTAATATGGCGGCGGCACAAGAAAAATTAATTGTGTACACATCAATGAAAGAATCATTAATTGGTGCATTAAAAGCAAAATTTACTGAAAAACATCCAGATGTTGAAATGGATTATCAGTCTGCCGGCGCCGGAAAATTGATGGCTAAAATTGCAACGGAAAAAGAATCCGGGAAAATTATGGCCGATGTGATTTGGACAAGTGAAGTACCTGACTTCTTCCAAATGAAAAAAAACGGCATGCTTGAAGCTTATGTTTCTCCTGAAACTGCCAATATTGTTAACCCTATCCCTAACTTTGATGGTTCCTTTACCCCAATCCGCCTCGGTACACTAGCAATAGCCTACAATACTCGCTTCGTTAAAGATAACCCGCCTGCTGAATGGGCTGATATCTTAAAACCTGAATATAAAGGTGCGTTTGGTATTGCAAACCCTGCATTATCGGGTACTTCATATATGAGTGTGTCTTTATTAAAGGATAAATTTGGTTGGGAATTCTTTGAAAAATTAAAAGCAAATAAAGCTAAAGTGGGTAAAGGCGCAGGACAAGTTATCGACGATACCGCATCTGGTGATTTATTAGCCTCCCTCGCTGTTGACTATATTACCAACGATAAAATCAAAAAAGGCGCGCAATTAAAATTGGTTTATCCAAAAGAAACGCTTGTCATCCCTAGCCCTGCAGCGATCTTAAAAGGTACTGAACACCTTGCTGCTTCACAAAAATTTATTGACTTCTTACTTTCTGAAGATGGACAAAAAATCATTGCAAATGAAGGAACATTACCAGTTAGAAAAGGTATTGAACTTGATGCTAAATTTGGTATGCCATCTCTAGAGGATGCGGTATCAAGAGCAATTCCTATTGACTATGAAAAATTAATGTCAGAAAAAGAAGAAACAATTAAACATTTCACTCAAATTCTTCAAGGTCGTTAA
- a CDS encoding DUF484 family protein codes for MTEQDIADYLKNHPDFFTHRPELLQQLSIPHSHEEGTISLVEAQLAQQREQIKTLTQLLEKFHQLAHQEADIFFALLPLQKKLFQTEDFIAINEKLDDWAKGYELEGAKILLFTDSWQKNNSIPEQHWLDRKAFELIRLERMGLRQFYLGDLSNKEKALMFLPEELPIGSVAICRLGGTPQKPTALLLFKSRDTDRFHNDQDTTFLRHLVDIVELHLGRWL; via the coding sequence ATGACTGAACAAGATATTGCTGACTACCTAAAAAATCACCCTGATTTTTTTACCCATCGCCCTGAGCTACTTCAACAGCTTAGTATTCCGCATAGCCATGAAGAAGGGACGATTTCGTTAGTCGAAGCACAACTTGCTCAGCAACGAGAACAAATCAAAACGCTTACTCAACTCCTCGAAAAATTTCATCAACTTGCTCATCAAGAAGCGGATATCTTCTTTGCTCTCTTACCTTTGCAGAAAAAACTATTTCAAACAGAAGACTTCATTGCCATCAATGAAAAGCTTGATGACTGGGCAAAAGGCTATGAACTAGAAGGTGCTAAAATCTTACTTTTCACTGACAGCTGGCAAAAAAATAATTCTATTCCTGAACAACATTGGTTAGACCGAAAAGCCTTTGAACTCATTCGCCTAGAGCGTATGGGGTTACGCCAATTCTATTTAGGCGATCTCTCCAATAAAGAAAAAGCCCTCATGTTCCTTCCAGAAGAGCTCCCTATCGGCTCTGTGGCGATTTGCCGTTTGGGTGGAACACCGCAAAAACCAACCGCACTTTTACTCTTCAAATCTCGCGACACTGACCGTTTTCACAACGACCAAGACACCACATTTCTTCGACATTTAGTCGATATTGTGGAATTACATTTGGGAAGATGGCTTTAA
- the purA gene encoding adenylosuccinate synthase encodes MGKSVVVLGAQWGDEGKGKIVDLLTDRVKYVVRYQGGHNAGHTLIINGEKTVLRLIPSGILRDNVTCLIGNGVVLSPAALMQEMGELESRGVKVRERLLISEACPLILPYHVAMDHAREAALGKKAIGTTGRGIGPAYEDKVARRGLRVGDLFNREAFAEKLKNILEYYNFQLVNYYKVEPVDYQKTLDDVFAVADIITGMVADITTILDTARKNGDNILFEGAQGTMLDIDHGTYPYVTSSNTTAGGVATGSGFGPRNLDYVLGIIKAYCTRVGGGPFTTELFDETGAEIARKGNEFGAVTGRPRRCGWFDAVAIRRAIQLNSISGFCMTKLDVLDGFDEVKICTAYKMPNGEIVEYAPLAAKDWEGVEPIYETLPGWKENTFGVTDVNKLPQTCRDYIKRIEEVTGVPVAILSTGPDRVQTMILRDPFAA; translated from the coding sequence ATGGGAAAAAGTGTTGTTGTTCTTGGCGCTCAATGGGGCGATGAAGGGAAAGGCAAGATCGTTGATTTATTAACGGATCGAGTCAAATATGTGGTGCGTTACCAAGGTGGTCACAACGCAGGTCACACGTTAATTATTAATGGTGAAAAAACTGTATTACGCTTAATTCCATCGGGTATTTTACGTGATAACGTGACCTGTTTAATCGGTAACGGCGTGGTGCTTTCTCCTGCCGCATTAATGCAAGAAATGGGCGAATTAGAAAGCCGTGGCGTAAAAGTACGTGAACGTTTATTAATTTCAGAAGCTTGTCCATTAATCCTACCTTATCACGTTGCAATGGATCACGCTCGTGAAGCCGCATTAGGTAAAAAAGCCATTGGTACAACCGGTCGTGGTATCGGCCCCGCTTATGAAGATAAAGTCGCTCGTCGTGGTTTACGTGTGGGCGATTTATTCAATCGCGAAGCCTTTGCTGAAAAATTAAAAAATATCCTTGAATACTATAATTTCCAATTGGTGAACTACTACAAAGTAGAACCTGTTGATTATCAAAAAACATTAGACGATGTGTTCGCGGTAGCTGATATTATTACCGGCATGGTGGCGGATATTACAACCATCTTAGATACCGCTCGCAAAAATGGCGACAACATTTTATTCGAAGGTGCACAAGGCACCATGCTTGATATCGACCACGGCACCTATCCGTATGTAACCAGTTCGAACACCACAGCAGGCGGCGTAGCAACTGGTTCTGGTTTCGGTCCTCGTAACCTTGATTATGTGTTAGGTATCATCAAAGCATACTGTACACGTGTTGGTGGCGGTCCATTCACCACAGAATTATTCGATGAAACTGGTGCTGAAATTGCTCGCAAAGGTAATGAATTTGGTGCAGTAACTGGTCGTCCTCGTCGTTGTGGTTGGTTTGATGCCGTAGCCATTCGCCGTGCGATTCAACTTAACTCTATTTCTGGCTTCTGTATGACCAAATTAGACGTATTAGATGGTTTCGATGAAGTGAAAATCTGTACCGCTTACAAAATGCCAAATGGCGAAATCGTTGAATATGCACCACTAGCAGCGAAAGATTGGGAAGGCGTAGAGCCAATTTACGAAACCTTACCAGGATGGAAAGAAAACACCTTCGGTGTGACTGATGTAAATAAACTACCGCAAACTTGCCGTGATTACATCAAACGTATCGAAGAAGTAACTGGTGTGCCAGTAGCTATCCTTTCAACAGGTCCAGATCGTGTTCAAACAATGATTTTACGCGATCCATTTGCAGCCTAA